In Gossypium raimondii isolate GPD5lz chromosome 12, ASM2569854v1, whole genome shotgun sequence, a single window of DNA contains:
- the LOC105763681 gene encoding uncharacterized protein LOC105763681 — MSSKHEILDNRPIDKWKVIELKEELKRRKLTTRGLKKDLVKRLDEAIRAERENNTANEADNGFNYDEGVEKAMPSIVEKVEDDGGSGLKLKDDVIDCATASGHGVVKTEITLTHTVVTEVPEVGQNLQIPKLEENVNSNIQGENDGPKLEVERDDPKAQLGNEDGMRASSALNNQVSEINTISTDSMSVNEKIELKDTVIDDNVKQSLDVVPMDDEQPLENKASVDERDDKNDTTTDISSKNDSGEMGYSGKLNLDSSGDESMEEDMLETKQIDPKCTSDEIGENSVENEEGMPVVVGDGSSTDRKDVFDVPAEKRKLYDDEAIGNTEATKRHKWNSDNLLVQQATNHTVTNNTSEDTPGERLVPPSQKPPTTSLRVDNFRRPFTLKAVRQLLGKTGIIASFWMDHIKTHCYVTYLSVEEAIETRNAIYNLQWPPNGGRLLVAEFVDPHEVENRVESPPPTTTVTDNCGFTAHQQQVSEQQPLSPPPPEEPDSPMLTLDDLFRKTKATPKIYYLPLSEEQVAAKQATHYRHTKHW; from the exons ATGTCATCAAAGCACGAAATACTTGATAATCGACCAATTGATAAATGGAAGGTTATAGAGTTGAAAGAAGAACTCAAGAGACGGAAGTTGACAACTCGAGGCTTAAAAAAGGACTTGGTAAAACGGTTAGATGAAGCTATTAGAGCAGAAAGGGAAAACAATACTGCAAATGAGGCAGATAATGGTTTTAATTATGATGAAGGGGTCGAGAAAGCAATGCCAAGTATTGTAGAGAAAGTTGAAGATGATGGTGGTAGTGGGTTGAAGTTGAAGGATGATGTTATTGATTGTGCGACTGCGTCGGGTCACGGAGTAGTTAAGACTGAAATAACACTTACCCACACTGTGGTAACGGAGGTACCAGAGGTTGGACAAAATTTGCAGATCCCGAAACTAGAAGAAAATGTGAATTCTAACATCCAAGGGGAGAATGATGGTCCGAAGCTTGAGGTGGAGAGGGATGACCCCAAGGCTCAGCTAGGGAATGAGGATGGCATGCGTGCCTCTTCTGCTTTGAACAATCAGGTATCTGAGATCAACACTATTTCTACTGATTCTATGTCAGTTAATGAAAAGATTGAACTAAAGGATACTGTAATTGATGATAATGTGAAACAAAGCTTAGATGTTGTACCGATGGATGATGAACAACCACTTGAGAACAAGGCATCTGTTGATGAGAGAGATGACAAGAATGATACAACTACAGACATAAGCAGTAAAAATGACAGTGGGGAGATGGGGTACTCTGGGAAATTAAATTTAGATAGTTCTGGCGATGAATCAATGGAGGAAGATATGCTTGAAACTAAGCAAATTGATCCAAAATGTACTTCTGATGAAATAGGAGAAAATAGTGTGGAAAATGAGGAGGGAATGCCTGTTGTTGTAGGAGATGGTTCATCTACAGACAGAAAGGACGTCTTTGATGTTCCTGCTGAGAAAAGAAAGCTTTATG ATGATGAAGCTATTGGGAACACTGAGGCTACGAAAAGGCATAAATGGAACTCTGATAATTTACTAGTGCAGCAAGCCACTAATCATACAGTGACCAACAACACTAGTGAAGATACACCCGGGGAACGACTTG TTCCACCTTCACAAAAACCTCCGACCACTTCACTTAGAGTTGATAATTTTCGTCGGCCTTTTACCTTGAAAGCGGTGCGACAACTTTTAGGCAAAACTGGGATTATTGCAAGCTTCTGGATGGACCACATTAAGACCCATTGTTATGTTACA TATTTATCTGTGGAAGAAGCAATAGAGACACGAAATGCCATTTATAACCTGCAATGGCCACCTAATGGGGGACGTCTGTTGGTGGCTGAATTTGTTGATCCTCATGAAGTTGAAAATCGTGTAGAAAGTCCACCACCAACTACAACTGTCACCGACAACTGTGGTTTTACTGCTCATCAACAACAGGTTTCTGAACAGCAGCCTCTTTCACCACCTCCTCCAGAGGAACCGGATTCTCCTATGCTAACCCTAGATGACCTATTTCGAAAAACCAAAGCAACTCCTAAGATCTATTATTTGCCTCTGTCAGAAGAACAAGTTGCTGCAAAGCAAGCTACACATTACAGACACACCAAACACTGGTGA
- the LOC105762401 gene encoding S-protein homolog 19, whose product MTPWKFDEQMIMFPLVLLIICSHPTVNGFEVFLINNLGGNTNLAVHCFSPQVKDLGSRVILPGDDFHWEFGINIGTTAEYECDMGYGNKQKRFLVFAERRDALRCGNQKCYWRVDRDGLYLYIKEVDDYQKQFSW is encoded by the coding sequence ATGACTCCCTGGAAATTTGATGAGCAAATGATAATGTTCCCCCTTGTTCTACTTATTATTTGTAGCCATCCCACAGTGAACGGTTTCGAGGTTTTTCTTATCAACAACTTGGGTGGCAATACAAATCTCGCCGTTCACTGTTTTTCGCCGCAGGTCAAGGATTTGGGCAGTCGAGTGATACTTCCGGGAGACGATTTTCATTGGGAATTCGGCATCAACATCGGCACCACCGCTGAGTATGAATGCGACATGGGCTACGGAAACAAGCAAAAACGATTCCTAGTGTTTGCGGAACGAAGAGATGCGTTGAGATGTGGAAACCAAAAATGTTATTGGCGTGTTGATCGTGATGGCTTGTATCTTTATATTAAGGAGGTCGATGATTATCAGAAACAATTTTCTTGGTAA